Part of the Zingiber officinale cultivar Zhangliang chromosome 6A, Zo_v1.1, whole genome shotgun sequence genome, agcgtgtcgtgtgtggatcctttgattagtcacctcatcttgaggtggataccaagtaaatcctaattgttagcgttgtgagtgtttaTGTCTTTGTATTTCActgcacattatcaagacgaagcaaaccgacgcaagcgcgacgagctgctattcccccccccccctctagcgggcacaaaggtcccaataGGTAAGCCGTCAGCCGGACGGCTGCTTTGGCGCGTGCTTCGTCCACTAAGTCCAGCTCCAGGAATCTCTGCTCGGCATTCCCCTCACTATATTGCTGCAGACGATCGGACTCAATTCCAACTTCAAcagggatgactgcttcgcctccataaACCAAATGGAACGGTGGCATTCTCATCCCCTCCTTTGGGGTAGTGCGGATTACCCATAGCACGCCTAGAAGCTCGTCCGCCCAGCTGCCCTcgatgtggtcgagccgaacttGAAGAATTCACAGAATCTCCTGATTGGCGACTTTAGCTtgtccgttgctctggggatacacCACAGAAATGAAGGCCTGCTGAATCTCGTAGCCTTCGCACCATTCTCTAAGACGTTGCCCGGTGAACTGTCTCCCATTGTCGGAGACGAGCCGACGCAGAATTTCGAACCGACatatgatgtgctgccagatgaatttctgaATCATTTGCTTGGTTATTTTTGCGATCGGCTcggcttcgacccatttggagaagtagtctaccgcgACGAGCAGGAACTTTCGTTGGTCGATTGTCATGGGGAAGGACCCctctatatccataccccactggtcgaatgggCAGGATACTGTGGACGTCGTCATCTCTTCTGTGGGTTGGTGTGAGAGGTTGTGATACCTCTGGCAGGATAGGCAGGTAGACACTGTCCGAGCCGCGTCTGCTTGGAGGGTtagccaaaaatatccggccagcagTATCTTTTTGGCTAATGATCGACCGCCTGGGTGTCCTATGCAAGTTTCTTGATGCACTTCCTGTAAGATGTAATCGATGTCCTCTAGTCTGACGCACTTAAGTAGGGGtcgggagaaagctttcttgtacagTTGATCCCCGATCATTGTGAATCTTCCTGCTCTCCTTCTCAACaggtgggcttcctcccgatcggatggtgtaaTTCCTGACCGCAGGAACTCTATCAATGATATCCTCCAATCATTCGGGAAGGTGAGTCCTTTCATCCGATCGACGTGTGCCACCAGAgatacctgctcgatcggctGTAATATAATGACTAGGGAGATGGAGCTGGCTAGCTTAGTCAGTTCGTCCGCCACTTGATtttctgctcggggtatcttctgagcAACCACCTCCCGGAAGTTGGCTtttagcttttcaaaggccttGGCGTAGAGCTTGAGCTGAGTGTTGTTTATCTCAAATATCCAAGTGAGTTGATGGGCGGCTAACTGGGAATCTGAGTGAATCGAAACTTTAATCGCTCCgacatgccgagcagcttgtagACCTGTTATGAGCGCCTCGTACTCGGCTTCGTTATTAGTCGCCCGGTATTCCAGCCGAACCGATAGATGCATCCGCTCTTCCTGAGGAGAGACTAGTAGCACACTGACTCCACTTTCTTGccaagtggacgatccgtccacatatatcctccaagtgCCTTCTGGCTCATGATTCTGAACTTCGGTGACAAAGttcgccaaggattgcgctttgatggtCATCCggggctgatattgtatgtcaaatTCACTAAGCTCTGTTGTCTATTTAATCAGCCATCCAGATGCCTTTGGATTGAGAAGGACTCTACCCAGAGGGCTGCTGGTCATTACTATTATTGTGTGCGCAAGGACGTATGGCCGAAGTCTCTGAGCGGCGAGCACCAATGCAAAGGCAAGTTTCTCGAGactagtgtagcgagattcaacatcttttaagatATGGCTCAGGAAGTACCCTAGTTGTTCCGCGTCGTTCGATCGTACTAGCGTCGAGCCGACAgcgtgctcggtcgaggatagataaatacgAAGCGGCTCGCCGGCAGCTGGCTTAGCCAATACAGGCAAAGAATTCAGATATGTCTTTATCTCTTCAAAGGCCTTATCGCATTTTTCGTCCCATTAGAACTTGGTAGCTCGGTGTagtatcttgaaaaaagggaggctccgATCAGCGGACTTAGAGATGAACTGGGATaaggcagttatccgaccggtgaggcgctGAACTTCCTTTAAATTTCTTGGTGGCGACATATCTTGTAACACATTCACCTTACTAGGGTTCACCTCAATGCCCCGCTCAGTAACGATATAGCCGAGGAATTTCCCACCCTTCGCGGCGAACAGGCATTTGTTCGGGTTCAGCTTAATTCCATATGCGCGGAGTGTCTAGcaagtttcttctatatccgCACAGAGGTTGGCAGCCC contains:
- the LOC121994993 gene encoding uncharacterized protein LOC121994993, which gives rise to MTIKAQSLANFVTEVQNHEPEGTWRIYVDGSSTWQESGVSVLLVSPQEERMHLSVRLEYRATNNEAEYEALITGLQAARHVGAIKVSIHSDSQLAAHQLTWIFEINNTQLKLYAKAFEKLKANFREVVAQKIPRAENQVADELTKLASSISLVIILQPIEQVSLVAHVDRMKGLTFPNDWRISLIEFLRSGITPSDREEAHLLRRRAGRFTMIGDQLYKKAFSRPLLKCVRLEDIDYILQEVHQETCIGHPGGRSLAKKILLAGYFWLTLQADAARTVSTCLSCQRYHNLSHQPTEEMTTSTVSCPFDQWGMDIEGSFPMTIDQRKFLLVAVDYFSKWVEAEPIAKITKQMIQKFIWQHIICRFEILRRLVSDNGRQFTGQRLREWCEGYEIQQAFISVVYPQSNGQAKVANQEIL